A part of Rhinoderma darwinii isolate aRhiDar2 chromosome 1, aRhiDar2.hap1, whole genome shotgun sequence genomic DNA contains:
- the LOC142664236 gene encoding zinc finger protein 266-like: MYIQYFTVQIYHIFPLITKNLLTNHRLLPTSTAQQGGKRFHCGKQFTNILGIFTHKIQAGEKPYSCSECGKCFTQKSHLAVHERSHTGEKPYSCLECGKCFITKGKLRSHQRSHTGEKLF; this comes from the coding sequence ATGTACATCCagtacttcacagtacagatctatCATATATTTCCCCTAATCACGAAGAACCttctgaccaatcacagattgttacccACAAGTACAGCTCAGCAAGGGGGTAAAAGGTTTCACTGTGGTAAACAGTTCACAAATATCTTAGGTATTTTTACACACAAAATTCaagcaggagagaagccatattcatgttcagaatgtgggaaatgttttacacaaaaatcacatcttgctgtacatgagagaagtcacacaggagagaagccgtattcatgtttggaatgtgggaaatgttttattactaaaggcaaacttaggtctcatcagagaagtcacaccgGAGAGAAGCTGTTTTGA